Within the Staphylococcus argenteus genome, the region GAATTAACAAGAGTCAATGTTGTCAAAGTTGCAACTAATAAAGAACTAACTTTCAAAAATTTACCTTTCATTTAAAAACCTCCAAAAAAATTATTTACAAGATAAATATAACACTAAAAGTTTTTAAGTCAATAAGAATATATAAAAAAATTAAAAAGTTTTTGTAAAGATTAGTGTTTACAAAAACTTTAAAGTAATTATAATTGAATTGTATTATACTTTATTTGGTTGAGTGAAATTAGTAGGGTGATTAATTGTTTGCATTTCCCCAATCAAAAAAATATGAATGGAGTTGTATAAAAAACAAAGTAATAGTAGGAAAGAGGAATGTTAATTTTAAATACTTTAAAATTTATAAAGTGAAATGGAATGTCTGATTTTGAAGTTATGTACTCTGCATAAAGTCAGATTTTTAGTTCAACTTTTGAAAGTAACATCATTTTTAAAGACTGAATTAAGTCTTTTATGATTGAAAATATATCACTGAAAAAAAGCAGTAGATGTTAAAGTATAAAAAAGGGGAGATATATGGTGAAATGAAAAAATGAAAACTGAACGTAACATTTTTAAATTCAATAACATAACGTCCAGTTCCTATAATTAATTTATTTAGTATTCAAAAATTGTGAGAGTCTGTTTATACCTTCTCTTAAAACATCCATTTCATAAGCATAAGAAATTCTTACAAATCCTTTACCAGCATCTGTAAATGCAGAACCAGGAACAATAGCTAAATGTACACTTTCTAATAAATCAACGCAGAATTTGAAATCATCATCTGTTATATGTTTAATACTTGGAAAAATATAAAAGGCACCTTCAGGTTGTGCAGTAATGTTAAAACCTAATTTTGTTAATTCAGAGACTAAATAATTTCTACGTTCAATATAAGCTTCGTTCATGTATTTAGGTGATTCTAATCCTTCCTTAAGTGCAGCTATACAGGCTATTTGAGCAGGTACGTTTGCACAAATACAATTATACGCATGCATAAATGTTAATTTTTCTATTAAATATTCAGGACCTAATAAAAAGCCAATACGTATACCAGTAGCTGAGTGAGACTTACTTAGCCCTCCAATTAGTAACAATTGGTCACGAATATCTTCAAATTCGGCAAATGATACATGCTTTCCACTAAAAGTATTTTCCGCATAAATTTCATCACTAATGATGAATATTGGATAATGTTTTAAAAGATTTACTAGATCTTCTACTTCATTTCGTCTCAATACAACACCGGTTGGATTTGTAGGATAGTTTAATAAAATGGCTTTTGTCCTAGGTGTTATATGTCTTTCTATGGCATCAGGTGTAATTTTGAAT harbors:
- a CDS encoding aminotransferase class I/II-fold pyridoxal phosphate-dependent enzyme gives rise to the protein MKLSLNSNSKYLRAPSIRQFSNRMKDLDDCINLTIGQPDFPMPDVVKQAYINAIENNKTTYSHNKGLLETREAISQYFKNRYQFYYDPEEVIVTNGASEALDTALRSIIEPGDEILIPGPIYAGYIPLIEVLGGIPIYIDTTTTQFKITPDAIERHITPRTKAILLNYPTNPTGVVLRRNEVEDLVNLLKHYPIFIISDEIYAENTFSGKHVSFAEFEDIRDQLLLIGGLSKSHSATGIRIGFLLGPEYLIEKLTFMHAYNCICANVPAQIACIAALKEGLESPKYMNEAYIERRNYLVSELTKLGFNITAQPEGAFYIFPSIKHITDDDFKFCVDLLESVHLAIVPGSAFTDAGKGFVRISYAYEMDVLREGINRLSQFLNTK